One window of Nymphaea colorata isolate Beijing-Zhang1983 chromosome 1, ASM883128v2, whole genome shotgun sequence genomic DNA carries:
- the LOC116248073 gene encoding short-chain dehydrogenase TIC 32, chloroplastic-like isoform X1, whose product MEWLRNWVCKKGPSGFGACSTAEQVTEGIDAFNITAIVTGATSGIGMETARVLALRGATVIIPARSKESGEKVKEKIVEQVADAKIEVMELDLSSLASVRSFAAAFLSSNKPLNLLINNAGIFGCPFQLSEDGIELQFATNHIGHFLLTNLLLDKMKATGRESGTEGRIVIVAPHTHSTTYKSGIRFENINNPSGYGRFKAYGQFKLANILHAKELARRLQGE is encoded by the exons atggaatgGCTTCGGAATTGGGTTTGCAAAAAGGGGCCGTCAGGATTTGGTGCTTGTTCTACTGCGGAGCAAGTTACAGAGGGAATCGATGCTTTCAACATCACCGCCATTGTCACAG GGGCTACCAGTGGGATCGGCATGGAGACTGCGAGAGTTCTTGCACTGAGGGGAGCGACTGTGATCATCCCTGCAAGGAGCAAGGAGAGTGGGGAGAAGGTGAAGGAGAAGATTGTGGAGCAAGTGGCGGATGCCAAGATCGAAGTGATGGAGCTGGACCTCAGCTCCCTCGCCTCCGTCAGATCATTCGCCGCTGCTTTCCTCTCCTCAAACAAACCCCTCAACCTTCTCAT AAACAATGCAGGCATTTTTGGATGTCCCTTCCAGCTTTCTGAAGATGGTATAGAGCTACAATTTGCCACAAATCACATCG GTCATTTCTTGTTGACAAATCTTCTGCTGGACAAGATGAAAGCCACTGGTCGAGAGAGCGGAACAGAAGGAAGAATTGTGATTGTGGCACCGCATACCCATAGCACAACATACAAATCTGGCATTCGATTCGAAAATATCAATAATCCTTCAGG GTACGGGCGATTTAAAGCTTACGGGCAGTTCAAGCTCGCTAACATTCTTCATGCAAAAGAACTTGCTCGACGCCTACAG ggtgAATGA
- the LOC116248073 gene encoding short-chain dehydrogenase TIC 32, chloroplastic-like isoform X2, which produces MEWLRNWVCKKGPSGFGACSTAEQVTEGIDAFNITAIVTGATSGIGMETARVLALRGATVIIPARSKESGEKVKEKIVEQVADAKIEVMELDLSSLASVRSFAAAFLSSNKPLNLLINNAGIFGCPFQLSEDGIELQFATNHIGTGDLKLTGSSSSLTFFMQKNLLDAYRVNDQR; this is translated from the exons atggaatgGCTTCGGAATTGGGTTTGCAAAAAGGGGCCGTCAGGATTTGGTGCTTGTTCTACTGCGGAGCAAGTTACAGAGGGAATCGATGCTTTCAACATCACCGCCATTGTCACAG GGGCTACCAGTGGGATCGGCATGGAGACTGCGAGAGTTCTTGCACTGAGGGGAGCGACTGTGATCATCCCTGCAAGGAGCAAGGAGAGTGGGGAGAAGGTGAAGGAGAAGATTGTGGAGCAAGTGGCGGATGCCAAGATCGAAGTGATGGAGCTGGACCTCAGCTCCCTCGCCTCCGTCAGATCATTCGCCGCTGCTTTCCTCTCCTCAAACAAACCCCTCAACCTTCTCAT AAACAATGCAGGCATTTTTGGATGTCCCTTCCAGCTTTCTGAAGATGGTATAGAGCTACAATTTGCCACAAATCACATCG GTACGGGCGATTTAAAGCTTACGGGCAGTTCAAGCTCGCTAACATTCTTCATGCAAAAGAACTTGCTCGACGCCTACAG ggtgAATGATCAAAGGTGA